Genomic segment of Xanthomonas sp. DAR 35659:
GCCAGGGCGCGGCGTGAGCACGGCGGTACCGCACGCGGCGACAGCGCGCGCGCTGTCGCATCCGCTGCTGCGGCTGGCGCTGATCGCCGCGATCCTGGCGCTGGCGCATTTCCACTGGCTGCCGTTCCCCTGGCGGATGCCGGCGGTCGGCGCGATCGGCCTGGGCCTGGTGTGGCTGGAAACGCGTTCGCTGCAGGCCTGCGGCCTGCGGCGGCGCTCGCCGCAGGCATGGCTGGGCTGGACGCTGCTGCTGGTCGCGCTGGTGGTGGGCCTGGTCGATCCATGGCTGGAACCGCTGATCACCCAGCTCACCGGCAGCGCCACCGACTACAGCGGCTACGGCGCGCTGCGCGGCAATCTGCCGGCAGCCGCGAAGCTGATCGCCCTGGCCTGGCTCAGCGCCGCGATCGGCGAGGAACTGGTGTTCCGCGGCTTCCTGATGCACCAGCTGAGCGCGCTGCTGCGCGGCGTCCGCGGCGCCAACCTCATCGCCGCGCTGCTCGGCGGTGTCGCCTTCGGAGTGATGCACGCCGGCCAGGGTGTCTCCGGCATCGTGTTGACCGGGATCGTGGGCAGCCTGTTCGGCTATGTCTATCTGCGCTCGGGCCGTCACCTGTGGGCGATGATGCTGGCGCACGGGCTGATCGACAGCTGGGGCGTCACCAGCCTGTACCTGGGCTGGTACTGAGCGCCGGCGGATCCGCCACGGGGCCGCGCCATGCGCGCCGTCGCCACGGCGGCGCCGATGCGGCGGCGACACCAACGGAAACGGGACACGGCATGCGCGAGCGTTTGTGGGCGGGAGTGGGCAACGGCATGGCCGCCGGCGCGCTGTGGGGACTGGTGTTCCTGGCCCCGCAACTGCTGTCCGGGTTCTCGCCGCTGCAGTTGTCGGTGTCGCGCTACCTGGCCTACGGCGCGATCGCCGCGCTTGTGCTCGCGCCGCGCTGGCGCGCCGCCACCGGCGCACTCGGCGCCGCCGAATGGTGGGCGCTGCTGCGCCTGAGCCTGCTCGGCAACATCGTCTACTACGTGCTGCTGGGCAGCGCGGTGCAGTGGGCCGGCGGTGCCGCCACCGCGTTGATCATCGGCCTGCTGCCGGCGGCGGTCACCGTGATCGGCTCGCGCGCGGCCAGCGCGGTGCGGCTGCGCCGGCTGGCCGCGCCCTGCGCGCTGTGCGTGCTCGGGGTGGCGCTGGTCGCGGTGCAGACCCTGGCCGTCGCACGCCCGCACATCCCCGCCAGCGTCGGCCTGCGCGCGGCGGGACTGGCCTGCGCGGTTGGCGCGCTCGCGTGCTGGACCGCCTACTCGATCAAGAACGCGCGCTGGCTGCGGCGGCGCCCGGACCTGTCCGGCCGCGACTGGTCGCTGCTCACCGGCGTGGTCACCGGCGCGCTGGCCCTGGCGTTGGCGTTGCCGGCCTTCGCGCTGACCGGCAACGCGCATGCCGGCGCCGACTGGGCACGCTTCTGGGGGATGGCGCTGGTGCTGGCGCTGTTCGCCTCGGTGATCGGCAACGCCTGCTGGAACCGCGCCAGCCGACTGCTGCCGCTGACCCTGGTCGGGCAGATGATCGTGTTCGAGACGGTGTTCGCCTTGCTGTACGGCTTCCTGTGGGAACAGCGCTGGCCGACCGCGCTGGAACTGCTGGCGATCGCCTGCCTGCTCGGCGGCGTGCTGTGGTGCACGCTGGTGCACGCGCAGAAGCCGCCGCCGGGGCGCGAAGCCAAGTCCGGTTAAGCCCCGCCGCCTAGACTGCGCATTTCCACCCCACGGAAATCGCGCCATGCGCCTCGCCCTGCTCCAGCGCTGCACCGCGTTTGCCCTGACCGCCGCGCTCGCCGGCTGCGGCGCCAGCTCGACCGCCCCTTCCGACCGCACGTCCGGGTCGGCCTCCGCCACCGTGGCGACCACCGGCAAGTGCGATGCGCTCCCCGACCAGGCCTACGCCCTGCCGGCGGGGCGCTTCGACGAAACCGCCCAGCAATTGGCCCATGCCACCGGCTGCATGGTCGTGTACCGCGATCCCGCCCTTGCGCCACTGCAGGTCAAGGCAGTGAACGGGCGAATCAGCATCCGCCAGGCGCTGCATCAGGCGCTGGACGGCACTGCGCTGCGGATCGCGCAGGAGAACCCGGACACGCTGACCGTCGTACGCCGCTGACCCGGCGGCGGCGTGGTGGATTGCTACCATGGCCGCAGTCCACCGCACGGAAGGTCGCCATGCCCCGCCATCTCGCGTCGTTGCTGTGTTCCCTGTGCCTGGTCGCCGGCATGCTGCTGTCCAGCGCCTGCGCGCGCAGCGAAACCGCCAAGCCGGCGGTACCGGCAGCGGCCGCGGCCGCGCCGGGCCTGCCAGTGAAGGTCGATACCAGTTGCCGCACCGATGCCGATTGCACGGTCAAGAACGTCGGCAACTGTTGTGGCGCGATGCCGGCCTGCGTCAACCGCGATAGCCCCACCGACCCGCAGGGCGTGATGGCGCAATGCCAGGCCAGCGGCCGCATGAGCGTGTGCGGCTCGCGCGCGATCGCCGGCTGCCAGTGCGTGGCCGGACAGTGCACCGCGCAGGGCGCCCAAGCCGATACACTGCGCGCCCCCACGCCTGCCGAACCCGTCCGCTGATGCTCTACGCACAAGTCCACCTCACCCTGCCCGCCTGGATCCACGAGGCGGTCGATCCGCAGGCGGTCCACGCCAGCGACGCCGACAAGGTCGCGCTGGCGGTGGAACTGTCGCGCCTGAACGTGGAGGCGGGCAGCGGCGGGCCGTTCGGTGCCGCCGTGTTCGGCCCGGACCACCGCATCATCGCGGTCGGCGTGAACCGGGTGGTGCCGCAGACCACCTCGCTGGCGCATGCCGAGAACATGGCCTACATGCTGGCCCAGCAGCGCCTGCAGACCCCGCGCCTGAACGCGGTGCTGTCGCCGGTGACCCTGGCCACTTCCTCGCAGCCGTGCTGCCAGTGCTACGGCGCGACCATCTGGGCCGGCATCGACCGCCTGCTGATCGGCGCCAGCGCCGAGGACGTGATGGCGCTGACCCCATTCGACGAAGGCCCGCTGCCGGCGGACTGGGTCGGCGAACTGCAGCGCCGCGGCATCGAGGTGGTGCAGGGCCTGCATCGCGACGCCGCCCGCGCGGTGCTGCGTCGCTACGGCGAGCTCGACAGCCCCCGCTACTGACCGCCGTCCGGCGAAGGCCTCCTCCATGTCCTCCCTGAACGGCCTGCTGTGCTATTGCCGGCAAGGCTTCGAGCCCGAGCTGGCGGCCGAGCTCAAGGACCGCGCCGCGCGCGCCGAACTGCCTGCCTATGCGCGCACCGAGCGCAACAGCGGCTACGCGCTGCTGCTGTGCGAGGAGGCGTTGCCGCCGCGCGCGCTGCCCTGGCGCGGCCTGATCTTCGCGCGGCAGAAACTGCGCCTGCTTGCCGAACTGCGCGACCTGGATCCGGCCGACCGCATCGGTCCGATGCTGCAGGCGCTGGCCGGCCGCGGCCGCTTCGGCGATCTGTGGGTCGAGCACCCCGATTCGGACGAAGGCAAGCAGCTGTCCGGTCTGGCGCGCAGCTTCGGCAATGCGCTGCGCCCGGCGCTGCGCAAGGCCGGGCTGCTCAGCGACAAGCCGCAAGCGGCGCTGCCGCGCCTGCACGTGTGCTTCCTGGCCGGCACCCACGCCTTGCTGGCGATCGCCGACAGCGACGACAGCGCGCCGTGGCCGCTGGGCATCCCGCGGCTGAAACTGCTGTCCGACGCGCCATCGCGCTCGGCGTTGAAGCTGGAGGAAGCACTGCTGGCGCTGCTGGCGCCGGACGAGCGCGAGGCACTGCTCAAGCCCGGCATGCGCGCCGCCGACCTGGGCGCCGCACCCGGGGGCTGGACCTGGGTGCTGACCCGCCAGCACCTGCACGTGACCAGCGTGGACAACGGCCCCCTGCGCCAGCACGTGCTCGACAGCGGCCTGGTCGAGCACCTGCGCGCCGACGGCTTCCACTGGAAGCCGCCGCAGCCGCTGGACTGGATGGTCTGCGACATGGTCGAACAGCCGCGCCGCGTGGCCGAGCGCATGGGCACCTGGTTCCGCGAGGGCTGGTGCCGGCATGCGATCTTCAATCTCAAACTGCCGATGAAGAAGCGTTGGGACGAGACCCAGTTGTGCCTGGACCTGTTCGCCGAACGCGCCGAGCGTCCGCTGCAGATCCGCGCCAAGCAGCTGTACCACGACCGCGAAGAGATCACCGTGCTGGCGATGTCGGCCTGAGGGGCGCGCCACGCTGCCCCTGTGGGAGCGGCTTCAGCCGCGACAGCATCTCGCCGGACACATCCTGTCGCGGCTGAAGCCGCTCCTACAGGAAGCGAAGCAGCCGCGAAAGAACCGCCAGGCATCGCACGACGCGCATCCGCTACAGCACGATCCGCTTGCCGCCCTCGCGCGCCGAACGCTGGATCGCGTCGACCACGCGCATGTCGCGCAAGCCCTCCTCGCCCGGCACGCGCAGGGGCGTGCCCTCGAGAATCGCCAACGCGTCCTCGTCCATCTGCAGCGCCTGCTGGTGGCGCACCTTCGCGTCGAACACGCGCCCGTCGCTGGCGCTGCCGCGGATGCCGTCGTAGCTCTGGAACGGCGCCAGTTCGTACCAGCCGCGCTCGCACTCGGCGCGTAGCCGGTTCATGGTGCGGCCGAAGCTGGTGGCGCACTCGGCGATCACCTCGTGCGGAAACTCCAGCTTGAACTGCATGTGCTCGTCGACCTCGTCGAACAGCGCCGGGCGCTCGGTGCTGCGGGTGGC
This window contains:
- a CDS encoding CPBP family intramembrane glutamic endopeptidase gives rise to the protein MPAVGAIGLGLVWLETRSLQACGLRRRSPQAWLGWTLLLVALVVGLVDPWLEPLITQLTGSATDYSGYGALRGNLPAAAKLIALAWLSAAIGEELVFRGFLMHQLSALLRGVRGANLIAALLGGVAFGVMHAGQGVSGIVLTGIVGSLFGYVYLRSGRHLWAMMLAHGLIDSWGVTSLYLGWY
- a CDS encoding DMT family transporter, with protein sequence MRERLWAGVGNGMAAGALWGLVFLAPQLLSGFSPLQLSVSRYLAYGAIAALVLAPRWRAATGALGAAEWWALLRLSLLGNIVYYVLLGSAVQWAGGAATALIIGLLPAAVTVIGSRAASAVRLRRLAAPCALCVLGVALVAVQTLAVARPHIPASVGLRAAGLACAVGALACWTAYSIKNARWLRRRPDLSGRDWSLLTGVVTGALALALALPAFALTGNAHAGADWARFWGMALVLALFASVIGNACWNRASRLLPLTLVGQMIVFETVFALLYGFLWEQRWPTALELLAIACLLGGVLWCTLVHAQKPPPGREAKSG
- a CDS encoding STN domain-containing protein encodes the protein MRLALLQRCTAFALTAALAGCGASSTAPSDRTSGSASATVATTGKCDALPDQAYALPAGRFDETAQQLAHATGCMVVYRDPALAPLQVKAVNGRISIRQALHQALDGTALRIAQENPDTLTVVRR
- a CDS encoding nucleoside deaminase, whose amino-acid sequence is MLYAQVHLTLPAWIHEAVDPQAVHASDADKVALAVELSRLNVEAGSGGPFGAAVFGPDHRIIAVGVNRVVPQTTSLAHAENMAYMLAQQRLQTPRLNAVLSPVTLATSSQPCCQCYGATIWAGIDRLLIGASAEDVMALTPFDEGPLPADWVGELQRRGIEVVQGLHRDAARAVLRRYGELDSPRY
- the rlmM gene encoding 23S rRNA (cytidine(2498)-2'-O)-methyltransferase RlmM, whose product is MNGLLCYCRQGFEPELAAELKDRAARAELPAYARTERNSGYALLLCEEALPPRALPWRGLIFARQKLRLLAELRDLDPADRIGPMLQALAGRGRFGDLWVEHPDSDEGKQLSGLARSFGNALRPALRKAGLLSDKPQAALPRLHVCFLAGTHALLAIADSDDSAPWPLGIPRLKLLSDAPSRSALKLEEALLALLAPDEREALLKPGMRAADLGAAPGGWTWVLTRQHLHVTSVDNGPLRQHVLDSGLVEHLRADGFHWKPPQPLDWMVCDMVEQPRRVAERMGTWFREGWCRHAIFNLKLPMKKRWDETQLCLDLFAERAERPLQIRAKQLYHDREEITVLAMSA